The stretch of DNA CGACTGTTGGCTGGGCCGATAAAGCTGATACATCTGATGCGTGATTGAACTGATTCGTTCGATCTCACCATCAATCAATTCCAGCAGTTCATAGTTTTCGTCATCGGCGGAGAGATTGCTTTTGAACAGAGCGAACGCATTGCGAATTCCGGCCAGTGGATTATTGACTTCGTGAGCAACACCGGCCGCCATCTGACCGAGCGCAGCCAGCTTTTCCATTTTCAGTCGATGCTCTTCAAGTTGAGCGATCTTTGCCGTTCGTTCTTGAACGAGTTGCTCCAGATGTTGGTTGTAGAGCCGCAACTCTTCACGAAATTGCTGACGCTCAGTGATGTCTCGCACGCTTGCTCGGAAGCCAAGATGCTTTTGCGATTCGTCATACATCGGTTGCCACGACACGGCTGCCCACCGCATCGAACCGTCGCGATGGAGAAGTTGAAACTCGACATCGTTTCCACTGCCCCCATTTTTCGCGTCTTGAAGAACGTTAGCCACCTTTTCACGGTCTTCTTCAGCGACCAATGCGAGTGGATAGTCCGGCATCTTCAAACACTCATCGCGCCGATAGCCTGTCATCCGTTCGACAGCCGCATTCAGCCACAGCAGCCTGCCGTCTGGTGCATGCCAACTCTCCCAGTCGTACGTGTAGTCCGCGATGGCGCGAAACACGTAGCTATCGAGTTGACGATCGGTTGTCTGATCCTGTCGTTGCTCGTTGAACATCCTGTTCATTCTATGCATGCCCTCATTGGGACTGCAAGAAAATGGCTAGCAACAACATCAACAACAAAATCAGCATTCCGCCCAGCTGTTTGCGCGGAGTCATTTCATCGAAAGAAGTGTGATGTTCGTTGCTATCATGGTTATCAGAAAAAGTCGTCGACATGATTCGGCTCTCCAGATCAAAAGGTTCGGAACGTCCGTATTGACATGTCGAACGATGAGAGCAATCCCTGTGCCATTCAGGAATCGGGCGAATCTGTCGCAATCTGTTCAGTGAAGTAGCAACCGTGGTCGGCAGTGTCAATTCGTAGCGACACTACTGTCTGACCGATATGCGCAACTGATTGGGCTACATTTCTTCATTAGCATTGTCCACATCGGCTCCCGAATGCGCAAGGGGCGACTCATCAACGACCGTGCCTTTCCATTTGGGGATCCGCTGTTGATGCGCGGCTCGGCCAATCATGTGTGCAGCCACCGGAGCAGTTAGGAACAGGAAGCCGATAACCAGAATGGCGACGGTGGTGGTTTCCGTGTCATTAAATCGGATGGCAGTCGCAAGTATTGTGCACCCCACGCCCAACGTTGCACTTTTGGTGGCACCGTGCATGCGCGTGAACAGATCCGGCATGCGCACAATCGCAATTGATGCCAATAGGGCGAAAGCCGTCCCGGCGACGAGCAGTATGATCGTTACGATATCGCTCAATGGTCAGGCCCTCGTTGCAGGTACCAGCAAAAACCGATGGTCCCGATAAAACTAAACAATGCCGCCACCATGGCCACGCGCAGGAAAATCACGTCGCCCGTTTCGATTGCGCTGACCGCAATCATTCCCACCAGCAATGTGGCGGCAAGATCTAGAGCGACTACGCGATCGGGTAGCGTCGGTCCCAGCACAAGTCGCAGGAACGCAAACCCCAGTGCAATCACCAACACAATCAGCGAAACTTGTGCCGTCACATTCACCAATGTTGTCGCCGCGAGCATCGGCGTGGCTAGGGTCAAGTCCGTTGTCAAGAAATTCATCGTCATCGAATCAACTCCAGTAAACGCCGCTCGAATCCGTTCTTGATGCTATCGCGAACATTGTCGGGGCTGTCGACAAACATTGCATGCACGTACAGCGTACGACGGTCTTTCGACACGTCTAGGCTCAGTGTGCCGGGTGTCAAGGTGATCAGATTCGCCAGCAAGGTGATTTCCAGGTCGGTTTTCGCGTCGAGCGGCACAGCGACGATTCCTGGTCGCATATATAACCGTGGCGTGATGACGTCGTAAGCGACCCGCAGATTGGACAACAGCAGTTGCCAGAGGAAATAACCAAAAAAACGCAGACCGACCGGTAATCTTTGGAAGTAGCGAGACGGCCCCATAATCGGTTGTGAAAACCACAAGATGCCGTATCCCAGGGCAAAGCCAACAACAAGGCTTGATAAGGAGATTTGTCCGTTCGCCAGTCCCCAGACCAGCGCCAGAAAGATGTTGAAAAAGAAGTAATTCATCGCACTGCCCCTTCGCGGATTGATGCCAGAGGTCCATGCGACTCAAGGTTCTGTGCAGCGACGGAAGCAACGTTTGTTTCCGGAACGAGAAACCCCGTTTGGCTCTCCGTCAAATGAGAATCCGGCAATACGGCTTTGATGTAAATATCTGGATCGAGCAGTTGTTCGGCAGTGGCGAGGGAAGCAATCATCACCGGTCCCGCCATCACACCGATTCCCACGGTAATCGTCGCCAGAAGGAGTGTTGGTCCGAACAGGCTAACTTGCTCAGTCGTCGCGCGAGGGTTTCTAGACGCTTTCACCCCCGTTCCCTCAGGCGTCGGTTTCCAAAAGACTTCGGCCCAGATTTTCGTCATCGAAAACAGAGTCAGCAGACTCACCATCAATGCCGCCGCGACGATGGCGTAACGTTCCGCCTCCAGTCCGCCTTGGATCAAAGTCAGTTTCGCGAAGAAACCCGATAATGGCGGAACTCCGGCCAGGGACATCGCGGACACAAAGAACAATGTCGCCAGCACCGGCGCCGAGCGATACAGGCCCCCAACCTCCGCCAGACGGCCGGTACCAAAACGTCGTTCGACGATTCCACCAATCAGAAACAGATTCGTTTTCACAACGATGTGGTGAATGATGTAAAAGATGGAACCAGCTAAGGCCAGCGGCGTGAACAAGGCAAGTCCCATCAGCATGTAGCCGATCTGGCTGACGATATGAAACGACAGAATACGGCGAATCTCGGTCTGAGCCATCGCTCCGAGCACGCCGGTCACCATCGTGAGCCCAGCAATCACTAACAGCAAATTGTGGGTGAATTCCAAATCGGTCACAAACAGCAGTGTGAACGATCGGATGAGTGAATAAACG from Symmachiella dynata encodes:
- a CDS encoding two-component system sensor histidine kinase NtrB, producing the protein MNRMFNEQRQDQTTDRQLDSYVFRAIADYTYDWESWHAPDGRLLWLNAAVERMTGYRRDECLKMPDYPLALVAEEDREKVANVLQDAKNGGSGNDVEFQLLHRDGSMRWAAVSWQPMYDESQKHLGFRASVRDITERQQFREELRLYNQHLEQLVQERTAKIAQLEEHRLKMEKLAALGQMAAGVAHEVNNPLAGIRNAFALFKSNLSADDENYELLELIDGEIERISSITHQMYQLYRPSQQSPAKFDLCRVIASVVVLLEPMAEKSNVEVKSQSDRCVPDKELGATEVVLRESELRQILLNVIRNAIQASPSSAVVQIDVTTSTDLVTIAVSDQGKGISNEVAARMFEPFFSTKTGTRQGMGLGLSVSRSLAEAMGGKIVIENERAKGACVKIMLPRRISTHE
- the mnhG gene encoding monovalent cation/H(+) antiporter subunit G is translated as MSDIVTIILLVAGTAFALLASIAIVRMPDLFTRMHGATKSATLGVGCTILATAIRFNDTETTTVAILVIGFLFLTAPVAAHMIGRAAHQQRIPKWKGTVVDESPLAHSGADVDNANEEM
- a CDS encoding monovalent cation/H+ antiporter complex subunit F → MVNVTAQVSLIVLVIALGFAFLRLVLGPTLPDRVVALDLAATLLVGMIAVSAIETGDVIFLRVAMVAALFSFIGTIGFCWYLQRGPDH
- a CDS encoding Na+/H+ antiporter subunit E; the encoded protein is MNYFFFNIFLALVWGLANGQISLSSLVVGFALGYGILWFSQPIMGPSRYFQRLPVGLRFFGYFLWQLLLSNLRVAYDVITPRLYMRPGIVAVPLDAKTDLEITLLANLITLTPGTLSLDVSKDRRTLYVHAMFVDSPDNVRDSIKNGFERRLLELIR
- a CDS encoding Na+/H+ antiporter subunit D is translated as MIAQVAIILPIALPLATMAMLLLAWNSVAAQKVIGVVGSALLLLSAAALMWLVDRDGILVLQVGNWPPPFGITLVADRLSSIMVMLAGLMVFAVSVYSIATIDDRRIDFGFHPLIQLLLMGVCGAFLTGDLFNLYVWFEVMLISSFVLLTLGGERGQLEGAIKYVTLNLVSSAVFLAAIGVIYAATGTLNMADLALKLRSFPDEGIVSVLAMLFLIAFGTKAAVFPLFFWLPASYHTPPVAVSAIFAGLLTKVGVYSLIRSFTLLFVTDLEFTHNLLLVIAGLTMVTGVLGAMAQTEIRRILSFHIVSQIGYMLMGLALFTPLALAGSIFYIIHHIVVKTNLFLIGGIVERRFGTGRLAEVGGLYRSAPVLATLFFVSAMSLAGVPPLSGFFAKLTLIQGGLEAERYAIVAAALMVSLLTLFSMTKIWAEVFWKPTPEGTGVKASRNPRATTEQVSLFGPTLLLATITVGIGVMAGPVMIASLATAEQLLDPDIYIKAVLPDSHLTESQTGFLVPETNVASVAAQNLESHGPLASIREGAVR